From the Lactobacillus sp. PV034 genome, the window AAATCAATAAAAAAGTTTTTAAGTGGGATGCTTTATTTGATCCATTGGCTACTGGAGTAATTGGAGCCACTTATGTAATTACAATCATTTATGGTGGACTATTAGTTTCTCATCAAACTCTTTCTGTAGGACAGCTAGTGTCTTTTATAGCTTACATTGGTAACATGATTTGGCCGATGTTTGCGATTGGTTATCTATTTAATATTTTGGAAAGAGGAGCTGCTTCTTATGATCGAGTAGAGCTCCTATTAAAGGAAAAACCATTAATAACTGATAAAGATGCTGACAAAAGCCTTGATCAAGATGCAATTAAAGGTGATTTAGTTTACGATGTACAATCTTTTGCCTATCCAGATGAAAAAGATATCCCTGTTTTGCAAAATATAAAATTCAAGTTAAAACCAGGTCAAACTCTTGGTTTGGTAGGTAAGGTTGGCTCAGGTAAAACGACAATTATTCAATTATTGTTACGTGAATTTGATGACTATCAAGGAGAAATATCTTTAGGTGGTCATAATATCAAGAACATTCCCCTTAAAGTATTTCTTAACGAAATTGCTTATGTACCGCAAAAGAATTTTTTGTTTTCAACGTCGATAAAAGATAATATCGCTTTTTCTGAACCAAATATTGAACAGAATAAAATTGAAAATGCAGCAAAAAAGAGTGATCTGCATGATGATATTTTACAAATGCCAGCGGGCTATAAGTCTTTAGTAGGAGAAAATGGTCTTTCTTTATCAGGAGGACAAAAACAAAGAATGTCTATTGCGCGGGCTTTGTTAAAAGATAGTCAAATTTTAATTTTGGATGATGCCTTATCAGCTGTCGATGCGAAGACAGAAAAAGCAATTTTAGCTTCCTTACGCAAAGAAAGAAGAGCTAAAACAACTTTGATTGCAGCTCATCGTCTAACTTCCGTTATGGATGCAGATTTAATTTTAGTTCTTAAAGATGGAAAAATAATTGAAGAGGGAACTCATCAAGAATTGTTAGCAAGACATGGTTGGTATGAATCAATGTGGCAAAAACAAGAGTTAAATGCGGAGGCAGGTGAAAAGCTAGATGAATAATGAAAAGGATGAATCGATTTGGGCTAAAGAAATTCCGTTTAAAGAACAAATGGGAATTTTTAAGCGGTTAATGACATATGTTAAGCCATTTAAATTTGAAATTGGACTGGCCTTAATTGGTGCTTTTTTGGTTAGTGTAATTAACATGTTGTTGCCACGCGGTTTACAATACTTTTTAGATTATTTTTTATTAAAACAAAAGGCTAGCTTGCAGATAATTTTATGGGCTGGATTTTTATATGGAGTTGGATCTATTTTAAAAGCCTTGATTCAATTTACCTATGAATATTTTTATGCTTTAGGATCAGAAAAAACATTGGAGAGTGTGCGTAAGGCACTTTATCAAAAATTGCATACTTTAGGGATGCGCTATTTTGATCAAACTCCTGCTGGCTCCATTGTTTCTAGAGTTACTAACGATACAATGACCTTGAGTAATTTTCTTTCTGTATTGTCTGGAGTAGTAATTGGTATTTTTTCTATTGTAACTGCTTTTGTAGCGATGTTTTTGACTAATCAACTAGCAGCCTGGATTGTATTAGCATTTTTACCAATTTTAGGGTTGGTCTTTTGGCTTTATGCGCGTCATAGTTCCAAACTATACCGTAATTATCGTGAACGATTAAGTCGAATTAATACTAATTTAAATGAATCAATTGAAGGTGTTTCTTTAATCCAGCAATTTAATCAAGAAGAACGTAAAGAGCATGAATTTGAAAGTGAAAATGGATCTTTGATGCAGACGCGGTTTAATATGATTAGAATTAATTCATTGCTTTTATCTCCCTTAACCAGTTTGCTTTATTCTTTAGCGTTAGCAGCAACTTTGATGTATTTTGGATTCCCGCTTCAAGCTACTTTTGTACCAGCTGGTGTAGTTTATGCATTTTCTGAATATGTAGTTGCATTTTTTAATCCAATTTCACAAATGATGGATACCATGACGATGTTTCAAGATGGGATTGTTGCCGGAAAAAGAATTTTTGGTATTCTAGATGAAACTGAATATGAGCCACATCAAACTCCTGATCCTAACCTAACTATTACTAGGGGAAAAATCGAATTTAAGCATGTAAGTTTTTCTTATGATGGTAAAAATGAAATTTTGCATGATATTTCATTTATTGTGAATCCTGGAGAAACACTTGGTATTGTTGGTCATACTGGCTCAGGAAAAAGTTCGATTATTAATGTGATGTTGCGCTTTTATGAATTTGGTAAGGGCGAAATCTTAATTGATGATGTTGATATTAGAAAATATTCTAAAGCAGAGCTAAGAAAAAAATTAGGGCTCGTCTTACAAGAGCCATTCATGTTTTATGGGGATATTGATTCAAACATTCGCTTATATAATGATGAGATTCCCGATAAGCAGATTAAGGCTGCTGCAAAGGCTGTTCAAGCGGATCAATTTATTGAAAAAATGCCTGGGAAGTATCACGCTAAAGTTAATGAAGGCGGGGATGAGTTAAGTCAAGGTGAAAAGCAATTAATTTCTTTTGCAAGAACCTTAGTGAGTGACCCTAAAATTTTAGTTTTAGATGAAGCTACAGCAAATGTTGATACTGAAACTGAATCCATGATTCAAGCAGGATTGAAAAAACTGCGTCAAGGTAGAACTACTTTAGCAATTGCACATCGACTTTCAACAATTGCGGATGCAGATCAGATAATTGTTTTAGATAAAGGGTGCATTGTAGAAAAGGGTACTCATCAGCAATTATTAGATCAAAAGGGTTATTATTATAATCTTTATACTTTACAGCAAAATAATGAAGAAGAGGAATAAAAAAATACGACACAGAATATAGTCTGTGTCGTATTTTTTAACGATTAACTTTACTTACTTATCGTTTAACATGTAATCACGGGTCATTGGTAATAATTTACCTGAAGGCCCCTTTGTTAATAAGTATTGCATAACATCAATATTACCTGATTGGAAGGATGCAGCACATGCTTGAAGATACATATCCCACATACGCGTAAAGCGTTCACCCATTTTTTCTTGAACTTGATCACGTACTTTGTTGAAGTTAGCATCCCAAATTTCAAGTGTTCTTTGGTAGTGCCGACGAAGTGATTCAACATCGGCAATTTGAAGGTGGGCTTCTTCAATGCGGCTAATAATTTCAATTAGGCCAGGGATGTAGCCACCAGGGAAGATGTATTTATTAATCCAAGCATTGGTTGCACCACCTTGTTGACGGGTAATACCATGAATCAAAGCTACACCATCTGGAACTAAATACTTAGCAACGTCATTGAAGTATTCACCTAAGTTTTCAGAACCAACGTGTTCAAACATTCCTACAGAAGTAACATAATCAAATTGACGATCACCAAGTTCACGGTAGTCTTCAAGCAATACTTCTGCTTGGCCTTCAAGACCCATATCTTTAATCTTCTTTGAAACTAAATTATATTGTTCTTGACTTAAAGTAACACCAGTAACTTTTAAATCATATTCTTTAGCAGCGGTTAGCATTAAAGTTCCCCAACCACAACCAATATCCAATAAAGTTTTACCTTTTTCTGGATTTAACTTTTGTAAAATATGGTGGATTTTAGCCATTTGAGCTGCTTCAAGATCATCATGATTACCATTAGTAAAGTAAGCACATGAGTAGGTTAAAGTAGGATCTAACCACAATTCATAAAAGTCATTCCCGATATCATAGTGACTTTGTACGTCTTCTTGACTTTGCCTTTCAGTATGTTTTTGTTTTGGCAAAAACTTCTTAAACTTTGAGTTATAGAAGAAGCTATCCGCATTATCATAAGCAGCTTTGATTAAAGATTGAATTGAACCTTTAATTTCAATGTCCTTGTCCATAAATGCTTCACCTAATGCTAAAGAAGCATTTGAGGTTACGTCTTTAATTGGAATTTTTTTGTTAAAAATAATTTCTACTTCGGGTTCGCCATCGCCATAAACTTCTGATTTGCCATCCCAGTAAGTTACTTTAACGGGGATGTTAAAGGAGTGTTTTAACATGGTTTTGTAAAATGTTTTTTCTAGCATTAATCTATCTCCTTGAATTTAATTAACTAGGTTATTCTAACATAAAACCCGTTATCTAGGATAACGGGTGATTAGTGATTTTTATTTGGGAACATATTTAAAATTAGGATTTTCTTCTTTATCAAGCTGATCCCAAGCCTTTTCTAACTCTTGATATAGGGAAGGGATAGTTTCTTTATTGACCTTTTCTTTGCGAGGAATATAAATAGGATCACCAAAACAAATATGCATTGGTTCACGTTTGAGTACGCCTTTAAAGGAAAGAGGTCCTTGATAAACAACTGGTACTAATGGCTTTTGTGACATTTTAGCAATTACAAAAGCACCACTTTTTAATTCTGAAGAATGCCGGGTACCAGAAGGGAAAATAATTAAAGATAGATCGGAATTTTTAAGTCCTTTCACTGGAATTTTAATAGCTGAAGCTCCCGGATGTTGACGGTCAACTGAAAAAGCATGTGAATGGACCAGAATAAATCTTAAAATAGGATTCTTAAATAATTCTTTTTTTGCCATGAACATGAATTCTTTAGGTCTTGCTGCGTAAGCAAACAAGACCGGTTCCCACCAGTTTCGGTGAGGAGCTACTAAAATATAATTACCTTCAGGAATTCGATCTTTATGTTGAACATCTAGATGTCCGTTGAGTAGCCAAATTAAAAAGCGAACTACTTGTCGTGCAAAACGATAAAACATAAATTAACCTCCATTTTCATGTATAGTATTATACAGCAGTATAGATAAAAGAGGGATTAAGTTTATGACACTTTTAAAAGCAAATGAACGAATCGATTATATTTATAATGATGATTTAGGTATTATTCAATCAAAAAATGCATTTAATGTTACCTTAGATAGCATGTTTTTAGCAAATTTCGCTCAAAAAAAGGTTAAAGATAAAGATAAGATAGTAGATTTGTGCAGTGGTAATGGGGCGGTCAGCCTTTATATGTCATATTTTAATCGGGCTCATTATGATGCAGTTGAAATTCAGCCAGAGATTGCTGATCAAGCCCAGCGTAGTGTTGAATTAAATCATCTTGAAAATCGCATTGAAGTCCATAATTTTAATGCCTTACAAGCACCTAAGAAGTTAGGCAAAGATAAATACGATATGGTGGTAGTTAATCCCCCTTATTTTAAAGTGCCAGAGGGACATATTATTAATCCAGATGAAAAAAAAGCTTTAGCGCGTCATGAAATAGCAATTAACTTAGAAGAAATAATTAATGTTGCGAGTCAAATGTTAAAAATGAAAGGCAAAATGTTTATGGTTCACCGTCCTGAAAGGTTAGGTGAAATTATGCATTTTTGTCTTAAATATAATTTAAGTCCAAAATGGGTCCAGCCTTTTAGTTCAAAAGAGGGAGAAAAAGCTAATTTAGTATTAATTGAAGCAATTAAAAATACTGGAGCAGACGGCTTAATTTTAGAAAATCCAATCGTTGTCCATCAAGAAGATGGTAGCTTTAAAGCAAATATTCAAAAAATTATTAAAGAAGATAAAGGTGCAACAAAAGATAAAAAAGAAAAATACTATTTTTACTGTTTATTATGTAATGATGGTAGTTTTTATGGGGGTTTTACGAATGACTTAAAGCATCGTTTGGAGATGCACAATAGTGGTAAAGGTGCTAAATATACCAAAACTAGGCGACCCGTAAAAATGATTTATCATGAAGAATTTGATGATAAACGTTTGGCTTTAAAAAGAGAATACTGGTTCAAACATCATTCAAGGAGTTGGAAAGAAAAATTTTTAAGAGAGCATCAAGTAAGATTTTGATTGCAATCTATTACGTTATTAGTTAAAATGGTTGAGTGTGTAAAAACACAGTAAATAAAATCACATCAAGAGCGATTAAAATTTTGGTGCCAATTTGGTCTAATTTTAATGCGACCTCTTGAGAGGAATTAACCATAGGAGGAATTTATTATGACAGTTGTTACTATGAAGCAATTGCTTGAAGCAGGTGTCCACTTCGGTCACCAAACTAGAAGATGGGATCCAAAGATGGCTCCTTACATCTTTACTCAAAGAAACGGCATCTACATCATTGACTTACAAAAGACTATTAAGATGTTAGATGACGCATACAACTACGCTAAAGCAGTTGCTGCAGATGGTGGTGTTTTCTTATTCGTAGGTACTAAGAAACAAGCCCAAGAAGCTGTTAAAGAAGAAGCAACACGCGCAGGTCAATACTACGTTAATGAACGTTGGTTAGGTGGTACTTTAACTAACTGGAAGACTATCCAAAGCCGTGTTAAGAGATTAAAAGAATTAAAACAAATGTCAGAAGATGGTACTTTTGATGTTTTACCAAAGAAAGAAGTTGCACTTTTAACTAAGGAAATGGACAAACTTCAAAGATTCTTGGGCGGTATCGAAGATATGCCTAGAATTCCTGATGTTATGTTTGTTGTTGATCCTAAGAAGGAAAAGATTGCAGTTCACGAAGCAAACAAGTTAGGTATCCCAGTTATTGCAATGGTTGATACTAACACTGATCCAGATCCTGTTGATGTTATTATCCCTTCAAACGATGATGCTATTCGTGCTATCCGCTTAATTGCAGGTGCAATGGCAGATGCAATTATTGAAGGACAACAAGGTCAAGATGATGAAAAGTCAGTAGAAAAAGAAATGGCTGACAAAGCAGCTGAAAACGTTGATGAAGAAGTATCAATTGAAGAAGTTGTAGAAGACTCAGAAGACTAATTTATTTTTACTATTGGTTCTGTTAGGAGGACATAATTAATGGCACAAATTACTGCTAAATTAGTTAAGGAATTACGTGAACGTACTGGTGCAGGCGTTATGGACGCAAAAAAGGCATTAGTAGAAGTTGACGGAGACATGGATAAGGCAGTTCAATACCTTCATGATAAAGGTATGGCTAAGGCCGCTAAGAAGGCTGACCGTGTTGCAGCTGAAGGTTTAACTGGTGTTTACGTTAACGGTAATGTTGCAGCTATTACTGAAATTAACTCAGAAACTGACTTCGTTTCACAAAACGATA encodes:
- a CDS encoding ABC transporter ATP-binding protein codes for the protein MSIFGKLNWFFKSEKKRYIIGIIFLALTSVANLIPPLILGKMADQLDKGHISVAYYLWLILAIVAAAFSLYFLRYFWRKQIWGGAAVLERKLRSQLFEHFMNMDRTFFQRHRTGDLMAHATNDITAIQNVAGDGVLTLVDSLVTGGSTIIAMMVVVDWRLTIIALLPLPILAIGSWKLGDRLHGAFDKSQAAFSRLNNKTQESVSGIKVLKTFGQGKEDTAAFNKMVDETIEINKKVFKWDALFDPLATGVIGATYVITIIYGGLLVSHQTLSVGQLVSFIAYIGNMIWPMFAIGYLFNILERGAASYDRVELLLKEKPLITDKDADKSLDQDAIKGDLVYDVQSFAYPDEKDIPVLQNIKFKLKPGQTLGLVGKVGSGKTTIIQLLLREFDDYQGEISLGGHNIKNIPLKVFLNEIAYVPQKNFLFSTSIKDNIAFSEPNIEQNKIENAAKKSDLHDDILQMPAGYKSLVGENGLSLSGGQKQRMSIARALLKDSQILILDDALSAVDAKTEKAILASLRKERRAKTTLIAAHRLTSVMDADLILVLKDGKIIEEGTHQELLARHGWYESMWQKQELNAEAGEKLDE
- a CDS encoding ABC transporter ATP-binding protein, producing the protein MNNEKDESIWAKEIPFKEQMGIFKRLMTYVKPFKFEIGLALIGAFLVSVINMLLPRGLQYFLDYFLLKQKASLQIILWAGFLYGVGSILKALIQFTYEYFYALGSEKTLESVRKALYQKLHTLGMRYFDQTPAGSIVSRVTNDTMTLSNFLSVLSGVVIGIFSIVTAFVAMFLTNQLAAWIVLAFLPILGLVFWLYARHSSKLYRNYRERLSRINTNLNESIEGVSLIQQFNQEERKEHEFESENGSLMQTRFNMIRINSLLLSPLTSLLYSLALAATLMYFGFPLQATFVPAGVVYAFSEYVVAFFNPISQMMDTMTMFQDGIVAGKRIFGILDETEYEPHQTPDPNLTITRGKIEFKHVSFSYDGKNEILHDISFIVNPGETLGIVGHTGSGKSSIINVMLRFYEFGKGEILIDDVDIRKYSKAELRKKLGLVLQEPFMFYGDIDSNIRLYNDEIPDKQIKAAAKAVQADQFIEKMPGKYHAKVNEGGDELSQGEKQLISFARTLVSDPKILVLDEATANVDTETESMIQAGLKKLRQGRTTLAIAHRLSTIADADQIIVLDKGCIVEKGTHQQLLDQKGYYYNLYTLQQNNEEEE
- a CDS encoding SAM-dependent methyltransferase gives rise to the protein MLEKTFYKTMLKHSFNIPVKVTYWDGKSEVYGDGEPEVEIIFNKKIPIKDVTSNASLALGEAFMDKDIEIKGSIQSLIKAAYDNADSFFYNSKFKKFLPKQKHTERQSQEDVQSHYDIGNDFYELWLDPTLTYSCAYFTNGNHDDLEAAQMAKIHHILQKLNPEKGKTLLDIGCGWGTLMLTAAKEYDLKVTGVTLSQEQYNLVSKKIKDMGLEGQAEVLLEDYRELGDRQFDYVTSVGMFEHVGSENLGEYFNDVAKYLVPDGVALIHGITRQQGGATNAWINKYIFPGGYIPGLIEIISRIEEAHLQIADVESLRRHYQRTLEIWDANFNKVRDQVQEKMGERFTRMWDMYLQACAASFQSGNIDVMQYLLTKGPSGKLLPMTRDYMLNDK
- a CDS encoding lysophospholipid acyltransferase family protein encodes the protein MFYRFARQVVRFLIWLLNGHLDVQHKDRIPEGNYILVAPHRNWWEPVLFAYAARPKEFMFMAKKELFKNPILRFILVHSHAFSVDRQHPGASAIKIPVKGLKNSDLSLIIFPSGTRHSSELKSGAFVIAKMSQKPLVPVVYQGPLSFKGVLKREPMHICFGDPIYIPRKEKVNKETIPSLYQELEKAWDQLDKEENPNFKYVPK
- a CDS encoding GIY-YIG nuclease family protein, yielding MTLLKANERIDYIYNDDLGIIQSKNAFNVTLDSMFLANFAQKKVKDKDKIVDLCSGNGAVSLYMSYFNRAHYDAVEIQPEIADQAQRSVELNHLENRIEVHNFNALQAPKKLGKDKYDMVVVNPPYFKVPEGHIINPDEKKALARHEIAINLEEIINVASQMLKMKGKMFMVHRPERLGEIMHFCLKYNLSPKWVQPFSSKEGEKANLVLIEAIKNTGADGLILENPIVVHQEDGSFKANIQKIIKEDKGATKDKKEKYYFYCLLCNDGSFYGGFTNDLKHRLEMHNSGKGAKYTKTRRPVKMIYHEEFDDKRLALKREYWFKHHSRSWKEKFLREHQVRF
- the rpsB gene encoding 30S ribosomal protein S2, with the translated sequence MTVVTMKQLLEAGVHFGHQTRRWDPKMAPYIFTQRNGIYIIDLQKTIKMLDDAYNYAKAVAADGGVFLFVGTKKQAQEAVKEEATRAGQYYVNERWLGGTLTNWKTIQSRVKRLKELKQMSEDGTFDVLPKKEVALLTKEMDKLQRFLGGIEDMPRIPDVMFVVDPKKEKIAVHEANKLGIPVIAMVDTNTDPDPVDVIIPSNDDAIRAIRLIAGAMADAIIEGQQGQDDEKSVEKEMADKAAENVDEEVSIEEVVEDSED